The following proteins are co-located in the Polystyrenella longa genome:
- a CDS encoding sugar ABC transporter ATP-binding protein, which translates to MSATPLIEISQISKNFGGVQALREVSFAVQPGEMHALVGENGAGKSTLMKILSGVQTDYDGELIIHGKTVRFLGTRDAEAAGISIIHQELNLVENLSVAANVFLGREETSGRFFLDDRSMERKAAELLQQLDCVIAPRQPVGELRVGDQQLIEIAKALSIETELIIMDEPTSALTESEVERLFRVIDQLLKQGKTIIYISHKMDEIFRRSDRITVLRDGTHVVTKPCSELSPKEVTHLMVGREIESTELGANRQPGETLLKVEGLSLPWPGHVRQWRLKDVHLELKRGEVVGIAGLMGAGRTELLESLFGATDVPPQGQVLLEGKPVNFQHPADAMQAGIALVTEDRKRLGLFSDMNIRENITLCTLPSLSKAGLISTRQERDAADESIKQLGVKTSGPEAPILSLSGGNQQKCIIARWLRTDPKLLLLDDPTRGVDVGAKAEIYQIIDELCRAGMGLLITSSELPELMIVCDRILVLCEGRLTGEFTRDQFSEGAIMEAATGAIEAAAV; encoded by the coding sequence ATGTCGGCCACGCCTTTGATTGAGATCAGTCAGATCAGTAAAAACTTCGGGGGAGTGCAGGCGCTTCGCGAAGTCAGCTTTGCCGTGCAACCGGGCGAAATGCATGCCCTGGTAGGAGAAAATGGTGCTGGGAAAAGCACGCTGATGAAAATTCTTTCCGGTGTGCAAACCGACTATGACGGAGAACTGATCATTCATGGCAAGACCGTTCGCTTTCTCGGAACTCGCGATGCGGAAGCGGCGGGGATCAGCATCATTCATCAGGAATTGAATCTGGTCGAAAATCTGTCGGTTGCAGCGAATGTCTTTCTGGGACGCGAAGAGACTTCGGGGCGTTTTTTTCTGGATGACCGTTCGATGGAACGGAAAGCGGCAGAGCTGTTACAGCAGTTGGACTGCGTGATCGCCCCGCGACAGCCAGTAGGTGAATTGCGAGTTGGTGACCAACAGTTAATCGAGATTGCCAAAGCACTCTCGATTGAAACCGAATTGATCATTATGGATGAACCCACCAGCGCGCTGACCGAGTCCGAAGTCGAGCGTCTGTTCCGGGTGATCGATCAACTCTTGAAACAGGGCAAGACGATCATCTACATCTCGCACAAGATGGACGAGATCTTTCGCAGGTCGGATCGTATAACCGTTTTAAGAGACGGAACGCATGTGGTGACGAAGCCCTGTTCTGAATTGTCGCCGAAGGAAGTGACTCATCTGATGGTGGGCCGTGAGATTGAATCGACAGAACTCGGCGCAAATCGACAACCGGGCGAAACCTTGCTCAAAGTCGAAGGGCTTTCTCTTCCCTGGCCTGGGCATGTGCGTCAATGGCGTTTGAAAGATGTTCACCTTGAATTAAAACGTGGTGAAGTGGTTGGCATCGCCGGTTTGATGGGAGCGGGAAGAACGGAGCTACTCGAATCATTATTTGGTGCGACCGATGTTCCACCGCAAGGGCAAGTTCTGCTCGAAGGTAAGCCTGTTAACTTCCAGCATCCCGCCGACGCAATGCAAGCGGGGATTGCGCTAGTGACGGAAGACCGTAAGCGATTAGGGCTGTTCTCTGACATGAATATCCGCGAGAACATCACCTTGTGTACGTTGCCGTCGCTATCGAAAGCAGGACTGATCTCCACCCGACAGGAACGTGACGCAGCCGATGAGTCGATTAAACAGCTGGGAGTGAAAACATCCGGACCAGAAGCACCGATTCTCAGTTTGAGTGGCGGGAATCAGCAGAAGTGCATTATCGCCCGTTGGTTGCGAACCGACCCCAAGCTGTTATTGCTCGATGATCCCACACGAGGAGTGGATGTCGGGGCGAAAGCGGAGATTTATCAGATCATCGATGAACTTTGCCGCGCGGGGATGGGACTGTTGATCACATCGAGCGAATTGCCGGAATTGATGATCGTGTGCGATCGGATTCTTGTCCTGTGCGAAGGGCGGTTGACGGGCGAGTTCACCCGCGATCAATTCTCAGAAGGGGCGATTATGGAGGCGGCAACCGGGGCGATTGAGGCCGCGGCTGTTTAA
- a CDS encoding PVC-type heme-binding CxxCH protein: MKLTAVVSALLLLFTVSSSPAAELPVVPEGYSIEVVAEHPLVNYPMMAGFDDRGRLFIAENAGVNLPAKELLEDPPNFIRMLEDTDGDGTFDNSTIFADKLTFPQGALWHRGALYVASPPYIWRFEDTDDDGVADVRTPIVGEFGFTGNAASIHGCFLGPDGRIYWCDGRHGHEFTNDAGDITSKGLAARIFSCKPDGSDVQIFCGGGMDNPVEIDFMPTGEMLGTVNILLNGPRVDCLMHWIEGGNYPHYQKAYSEMPRTGELLQPMTRFGHVAVSGMTRYSSTGQYEALQNSIFTTIFNLHKVVRSDIKRVGATFETIEEDFLVSDNPDFHPTDILEDADGSLLVIDTGGWFRIGCPNSQIAKPEFTGAIYRIRKTDTAVVMDPRGLELDWDTQNVSQLIELLGDSRPAVSERAIDQLALTGDEAVAELTTAINTADSPASLPAVWALRRMETDKALTALREELDSKNLDVRRIAIRSVGELNDLMSLNLLLPNLRSEDLSLKQTAATSIGRILEKHADQIPTVIQERVLNELFVQLQNPEIDRVTEHSLIFAVIRFNRSKPVIPFLAHDNPLVRRGALIVLDQMGQGELTREQVVPLLNTSDPQLQNEVLHVISEHEGWASETLALLDEWMQDSMLTEEQVSVLRGFLLAQISDEAVQSFIARNFATTSEPNQLLLLDVISASALPALPNEWDSILLRSLADEQLEIRLAAVRALNKFDARTFEKQLKTIVADEGEAANVRVEATHVLANLLTTTSDPLFKFVLSQLAEDNFPTERLAAARALAALPLSIDQQSLLVDQLTYAGPVARPVLIRSFADADQEELGLKLVKTLEELKENLPAEQLDLLFRNYPESVQQLVRQKLVKTEADFAENKAMLAELEPLLSGGDPSHGQTVFFGKKAACSGCHAVHGKGARIGPDLSQIGAIRTERDLLEAIVLPSASFAREFNSYTVITEDGKVHSGIISRETPEAIFLRKADLSEVRIPQEEIDEMQESKISIMPKDLHKAISDEELRDLIAYLEAQTKLGQ; this comes from the coding sequence ATGAAATTGACCGCTGTTGTAAGTGCCTTGCTTCTTCTATTCACCGTAAGCTCTTCTCCTGCGGCAGAACTTCCTGTTGTGCCGGAAGGATACAGCATTGAAGTTGTTGCCGAGCACCCCTTGGTGAACTATCCCATGATGGCGGGCTTTGATGACCGCGGCCGGTTGTTCATCGCTGAAAATGCGGGCGTCAATCTTCCTGCAAAGGAACTGCTTGAAGATCCGCCGAACTTCATTCGCATGTTGGAGGACACCGACGGAGATGGGACGTTCGACAACAGCACGATCTTCGCTGACAAACTCACCTTTCCACAAGGAGCCCTGTGGCACCGCGGCGCGTTGTATGTGGCGAGCCCTCCTTACATCTGGCGTTTTGAAGATACGGATGACGACGGCGTCGCTGATGTACGGACTCCCATCGTTGGCGAGTTCGGTTTCACCGGAAACGCGGCGAGTATTCACGGCTGTTTTCTCGGTCCCGACGGACGCATCTATTGGTGTGATGGCCGGCATGGTCACGAATTTACGAATGATGCAGGCGACATCACCAGCAAGGGCTTGGCTGCACGCATTTTCTCCTGCAAACCGGACGGTAGCGACGTACAGATTTTCTGTGGAGGGGGGATGGATAACCCCGTGGAAATCGATTTTATGCCGACAGGTGAAATGCTGGGAACCGTCAACATTCTTCTTAATGGCCCACGGGTTGACTGCCTGATGCACTGGATTGAAGGGGGAAACTACCCTCATTACCAGAAGGCCTATAGTGAGATGCCCCGCACCGGGGAATTGCTCCAACCGATGACCCGCTTCGGCCATGTCGCCGTTTCAGGGATGACCCGCTATAGCTCAACCGGCCAGTACGAAGCTTTACAGAACAGTATATTCACAACGATTTTTAATCTTCATAAAGTCGTTCGTTCCGATATTAAACGGGTCGGAGCGACGTTTGAAACAATCGAAGAAGACTTTCTGGTCTCCGACAATCCTGACTTCCACCCGACGGATATTCTAGAAGATGCGGACGGAAGTCTGTTGGTGATTGATACCGGTGGATGGTTTCGTATTGGATGCCCGAACTCACAGATTGCGAAGCCGGAATTCACCGGGGCAATTTACCGTATTCGCAAAACGGATACAGCAGTGGTGATGGATCCTCGAGGCCTGGAACTCGATTGGGATACTCAAAATGTGAGTCAGTTGATTGAACTCCTTGGCGATTCTCGTCCCGCCGTCAGTGAACGAGCGATCGATCAGTTGGCTCTGACAGGTGATGAAGCTGTTGCGGAACTGACGACAGCGATTAATACTGCTGACTCTCCTGCCTCGCTTCCTGCTGTTTGGGCATTGAGAAGAATGGAGACAGACAAAGCGTTGACCGCGCTGCGGGAAGAACTCGATTCGAAAAATCTGGATGTACGGCGGATTGCGATTCGATCCGTGGGCGAACTGAATGATCTGATGTCCTTAAACCTGCTATTACCCAATCTGCGTTCGGAAGACCTCTCTCTGAAACAAACCGCAGCGACTTCGATCGGGCGTATTCTCGAAAAGCATGCCGACCAAATTCCGACAGTGATTCAAGAGCGAGTCCTGAATGAGCTATTTGTGCAATTACAGAACCCGGAAATAGATCGCGTGACCGAGCATAGTTTGATATTCGCCGTGATCCGGTTCAATCGTTCAAAACCAGTCATACCGTTTCTTGCTCATGATAATCCACTCGTACGCCGAGGGGCATTAATTGTGCTCGACCAGATGGGGCAGGGGGAGCTCACTCGAGAACAGGTCGTTCCTCTATTGAACACTTCCGATCCTCAGTTGCAGAATGAAGTTCTGCACGTCATCAGTGAGCACGAAGGCTGGGCCAGTGAAACGTTGGCTTTGCTGGACGAATGGATGCAGGACTCCATGTTGACTGAGGAGCAAGTCAGTGTGCTTCGTGGTTTTCTACTGGCTCAAATCTCGGATGAGGCCGTTCAGTCTTTCATTGCACGGAACTTTGCAACGACTTCGGAACCGAATCAGTTGCTGTTATTAGATGTAATTAGCGCGAGCGCCCTCCCCGCTTTGCCCAATGAATGGGATTCGATTCTCTTGAGGTCGCTGGCCGACGAGCAATTGGAAATTAGGCTGGCGGCCGTTCGGGCTCTCAATAAATTTGACGCTCGGACCTTCGAGAAGCAATTGAAGACAATCGTTGCCGATGAGGGCGAAGCGGCGAATGTGCGAGTCGAAGCAACCCACGTACTGGCGAATCTGTTGACGACCACCAGCGATCCGTTGTTTAAATTCGTTCTGTCTCAACTGGCTGAGGATAACTTTCCCACAGAACGACTGGCCGCGGCTCGCGCGTTGGCGGCACTTCCGCTCAGTATTGATCAACAAAGCCTCCTGGTTGATCAGCTGACCTATGCAGGCCCCGTGGCGCGACCTGTTCTTATTCGTTCCTTCGCCGATGCAGACCAGGAAGAACTCGGTCTGAAGCTGGTTAAAACGCTCGAGGAACTCAAGGAAAATCTGCCAGCCGAACAGCTCGATTTGTTGTTTCGGAATTATCCCGAATCAGTTCAACAGTTGGTTCGCCAGAAGTTGGTTAAAACGGAAGCTGACTTTGCTGAGAACAAGGCGATGCTTGCCGAGTTGGAACCATTGTTGTCCGGGGGCGATCCTTCGCACGGACAGACGGTCTTCTTTGGTAAGAAGGCAGCTTGCTCTGGTTGCCACGCCGTCCACGGAAAAGGTGCCCGAATTGGTCCCGACCTTTCTCAGATCGGTGCGATTCGAACCGAGAGAGATTTGCTCGAAGCGATCGTCTTGCCCAGTGCTAGTTTCGCCCGCGAGTTCAACTCGTACACGGTGATCACTGAGGATGGCAAGGTTCACTCCGGTATCATCAGCCGCGAAACTCCGGAGGCGATTTTCCTTAGAAAAGCGGATCTCAGCGAAGTTCGAATCCCTCAAGAAGAGATCGACGAGATGCAAGAATCCAAAATTTCCATCATGCCCAAGGATCTTCACAAGGCGATCAGCGATGAGGAACTTCGCGACTTGATTGCCTATCTGGAAGCACAAACAAAACTGGGCCAATAG
- a CDS encoding response regulator: MTPSAREKILVLGEDSADLSNLVQSLELQFQVEVPRNFESGVQSLQTENFQAILVSGPQEALLKTFLEVDGLLDQLPDGLALLDSDLKILWSNERLLQLTSNTESLDGQNFYQVFGTPEILGPDYSPFNTALGQGVCARSQLRIGEKTYYEVQACPVLRSTETAPQLLLVVIRDVSTEVLHKQKLDAVYHAGVDLGDLSPQEVLEMTVQDRIDLLKSKILHYTEDLLEFETVEIRLVDKKTKTLESLLSVGMEEDAERRLLFAQPDGYGVTGFVASTGKSYLCEDTENDPLYLPGAPGAHSSLTVPLILHDEIIGTFNVESPQKGAFDETDLQFLELFSREVAIALNTLELLVAEKVTTVTESTERILKEVVGPVDGILNDAAWILERYIGHEPSVAERLQHILKHTREIKQMIQRVGESIAPQTTYNPMSYREEHPSLRGKRVLVVDSDSSVRGAAHELLGRYGCEVETAHHGDEALLMVRSFHYDVVIADIRLPDMTGYECFEKLLEIHPHLAVILMTGFGYDPSHSIVKARQRGLKSVLYKPFRLDQLLAELENAVSPPAKVNE, from the coding sequence TTGACACCGTCGGCAAGGGAGAAAATTCTAGTACTGGGCGAAGATTCGGCTGATTTGTCGAACCTGGTACAGTCATTAGAACTTCAATTTCAGGTCGAAGTCCCGCGGAACTTCGAATCTGGTGTGCAGAGTTTGCAGACCGAGAATTTCCAGGCCATCCTCGTCAGTGGCCCCCAGGAAGCACTACTCAAGACCTTCCTGGAAGTCGATGGCCTGCTGGATCAGCTTCCCGACGGACTCGCTCTGCTCGACTCGGATCTCAAAATCCTCTGGAGTAATGAACGTCTTTTACAGCTGACCAGTAATACCGAGTCGCTGGATGGCCAAAACTTCTACCAGGTCTTCGGTACGCCAGAAATCCTGGGACCGGACTACTCCCCGTTCAATACTGCCCTCGGTCAAGGTGTCTGCGCCCGGAGTCAGCTCCGTATTGGCGAAAAGACCTACTACGAAGTCCAGGCCTGCCCCGTTCTTCGTTCCACAGAAACGGCCCCCCAACTTCTGCTCGTCGTGATTCGGGATGTCTCCACCGAAGTTCTGCATAAACAGAAACTGGACGCCGTCTATCATGCCGGAGTCGATCTGGGAGATCTGTCACCTCAGGAAGTTCTGGAGATGACGGTCCAGGACCGGATCGACTTGCTCAAATCCAAAATTCTGCACTACACCGAAGACCTGCTCGAATTCGAAACAGTCGAAATCAGACTGGTCGATAAAAAAACAAAAACGCTCGAGTCACTGCTCTCGGTGGGAATGGAAGAAGATGCCGAACGCCGTCTGTTGTTTGCTCAACCAGACGGGTATGGGGTCACCGGCTTTGTTGCCAGCACCGGCAAGAGCTACCTGTGCGAAGACACCGAGAACGATCCACTTTACCTGCCAGGAGCCCCTGGAGCACACAGCTCGTTGACGGTTCCACTGATTCTGCACGATGAAATCATCGGCACGTTTAATGTTGAATCCCCCCAGAAAGGGGCCTTCGACGAAACGGACCTGCAGTTCCTCGAACTATTCAGCCGCGAAGTAGCGATCGCTCTTAATACGCTTGAACTTCTCGTCGCCGAAAAAGTGACAACCGTTACAGAAAGCACCGAGCGTATTCTGAAAGAGGTTGTCGGTCCAGTTGATGGAATTCTGAACGATGCCGCCTGGATTCTGGAACGCTACATCGGGCACGAACCGAGCGTCGCCGAACGGCTCCAACACATTCTCAAACATACCCGAGAAATCAAACAGATGATTCAGCGCGTCGGTGAGAGCATCGCTCCGCAGACGACCTATAATCCAATGTCCTACCGCGAAGAGCATCCGAGCTTGCGCGGCAAACGAGTCCTGGTAGTCGACAGCGACAGCTCCGTCCGTGGTGCCGCTCATGAGCTACTTGGACGATACGGTTGCGAGGTCGAAACGGCCCATCACGGTGACGAAGCGTTATTGATGGTTCGTAGTTTTCACTACGACGTCGTCATCGCCGATATTCGTCTGCCCGACATGACTGGCTATGAATGCTTCGAGAAACTACTCGAAATCCATCCGCATCTCGCCGTGATCCTCATGACGGGCTTCGGTTACGACCCTTCACATTCGATTGTGAAAGCGCGTCAACGAGGATTGAAGTCGGTCCTCTATAAACCGTTCCGGCTCGATCAACTTCTGGCGGAACTCGAGAACGCCGTCAGTCCGCCCGCTAAAGTCAACGAGTAA
- a CDS encoding FoF1 ATP synthase subunit delta/epsilon → MATNEIRLVLVTPEKTLLDAPVSSLRFPLIDGQIGILPGRAPMVGRLGYGELSFHSETGVETVYYIDGGFVQVKGSEVSILTSRAIKPENIDAAAAEADFQEARDRKATGDVEIKARYEDQERARQLKAAARSK, encoded by the coding sequence ATGGCCACGAACGAAATCAGACTGGTGCTGGTGACTCCGGAGAAAACGCTCTTAGACGCGCCGGTCAGTTCACTACGCTTCCCGCTTATCGACGGGCAGATCGGTATTTTGCCGGGCCGCGCTCCTATGGTGGGACGCCTGGGCTACGGTGAACTCAGTTTTCATTCCGAAACAGGAGTCGAAACGGTCTACTACATCGACGGTGGATTCGTGCAGGTCAAAGGGAGTGAAGTCTCCATTCTGACCAGCCGCGCCATCAAACCGGAAAACATCGATGCTGCGGCAGCCGAAGCAGACTTCCAGGAAGCCCGCGACCGAAAAGCAACTGGCGATGTCGAAATCAAAGCCCGCTACGAAGACCAGGAACGAGCTCGCCAGCTGAAAGCCGCAGCTCGCTCCAAATAG